One genomic segment of Sanyastnella coralliicola includes these proteins:
- a CDS encoding mechanosensitive ion channel family protein gives METLDRIKEALMNSFASFGEGIADYVPIVISALVVLLVGWIISKLFAGLIHKGLKSIKFDALIEKIGLDKMLSKIKKDLSGAYVLSRIFYWILMLLFITSAANVLGWQMLTDGIAAFMGYLPTLGISLIIFIIGVYVAELIKTMVYTAANSIGISGAKTIANIVYYLLFIFIAITALNQAGIDTDIITSNLTIILASVLLAFALSYGIASRHIVTNMLSSFYSKGKFREGQRIRMGEVEGTILTIDSVSVTIETADGNMVVPSKQLIEEQVLILEKPNEE, from the coding sequence ATGGAAACACTTGATAGAATTAAAGAAGCGCTGATGAATTCCTTTGCCTCATTTGGTGAAGGCATCGCTGATTACGTACCTATCGTGATCAGTGCATTGGTGGTACTTCTTGTTGGTTGGATTATCTCCAAATTATTCGCCGGACTCATCCACAAAGGACTCAAGTCGATCAAATTTGATGCTCTTATTGAGAAGATCGGTTTAGACAAAATGCTCTCGAAAATCAAAAAGGATCTCAGCGGAGCATACGTCCTTTCGCGCATTTTTTACTGGATTCTCATGTTGCTTTTCATCACTTCAGCAGCCAACGTACTCGGATGGCAAATGTTGACAGATGGAATTGCGGCCTTCATGGGGTACTTGCCAACTTTGGGGATTTCATTGATCATCTTCATCATCGGTGTTTACGTTGCTGAGTTGATTAAAACCATGGTTTATACCGCGGCCAATTCGATTGGGATCTCGGGTGCAAAGACCATCGCGAACATCGTGTACTATCTGCTTTTCATCTTCATCGCGATTACAGCCTTGAACCAAGCAGGTATTGATACAGATATTATCACTTCGAACCTGACCATCATTCTCGCTTCTGTACTTCTTGCCTTTGCATTGTCGTATGGAATCGCCTCTCGACACATTGTCACCAACATGTTGAGCTCTTTCTACAGCAAAGGGAAATTCAGAGAGGGTCAACGCATTCGCATGGGAGAGGTAGAGGGTACCATCCTTACTATTGACAGTGTTTCTGTGACGATCGAAACAGCCGACGGAAACATGGTCGTGCCAAGTAAGCAATTGATTGAAGAACAAGTTTTGATCCTCGAAAAACCGAACGAGGAATAA
- a CDS encoding mechanosensitive ion channel family protein, with protein sequence MENIDWNAWIDKGGELIMSYAPKVLLAILVLIIGMRIIKLVQKAVRKACDRSKMEEALKSFVASLAGWILKIVLFIAVADMVGVETTSFVAIVGAAGLAVGLALQGTLANFAGGVLIMIFKPYKVGSLVESQGVLGVVKEIQIFNTVLLTPENKTAIMPNGAVMNNHLINYTREGKIRVDLTIGVSYDSDIKQAKEVMMNVMLADDRVLKDPAPTCAVSALADSSVNFAVRPWCHPDHYWDVYFDTLENCKLALDNANISIPFPQVDVHMINN encoded by the coding sequence ATGGAAAACATTGACTGGAACGCCTGGATTGACAAAGGCGGAGAACTCATTATGAGCTACGCACCAAAGGTGCTACTTGCTATCCTGGTCCTCATCATTGGTATGAGAATCATCAAACTCGTTCAGAAAGCGGTACGCAAAGCATGCGATCGAAGTAAGATGGAGGAAGCCTTGAAGTCTTTTGTGGCTAGCCTTGCTGGATGGATCCTTAAAATTGTCCTTTTCATCGCTGTTGCTGACATGGTAGGCGTGGAAACAACAAGCTTCGTGGCCATTGTAGGTGCTGCTGGATTAGCAGTTGGATTAGCCCTTCAAGGAACCTTGGCAAACTTCGCCGGTGGAGTACTGATTATGATCTTCAAGCCATACAAAGTAGGTTCCTTGGTGGAGTCTCAAGGTGTACTAGGTGTAGTTAAGGAGATTCAGATCTTCAATACGGTACTGCTCACCCCAGAAAACAAAACAGCCATCATGCCGAATGGCGCTGTGATGAATAATCATCTTATCAATTACACTCGAGAAGGAAAGATCCGAGTTGATTTGACGATCGGGGTGTCTTATGACTCAGATATTAAACAAGCGAAAGAGGTGATGATGAACGTGATGTTGGCAGATGACCGTGTGTTGAAGGACCCTGCTCCGACATGTGCGGTTTCGGCACTTGCCGATAGTTCGGTAAATTTTGCTGTTCGTCCTTGGTGTCACCCAGATCATTACTGGGATGTATACTTCGATACATTGGAAAACTGTAAACTTGCGCTCGATAATGCGAACATTAGCATTCCGTTCCCGCAGGTGGATGTACATATGATCAACAACTAA